The Streptomyces phaeolivaceus genome has a window encoding:
- a CDS encoding glycine C-acetyltransferase, which produces MFDSVRDDLRTTLDEIRAAGLHKPERVIGTPQSATVAVTAGGRPGEVLNFCANNYLGLADHPEVIAAAHEALDRWGYGMASVRFICGTQEVHKELEARLSAFLGQEDTILYSSCFDANGGVFETLLGPEDAVISDALNHASIIDGIRLSKARRFRYANRDLADLERQLKEAAEGGARRKLIVTDGVFSMDGYVAPLREICDLADRHDAMVMVDDSHAVGFTGPGGRGTPELHGVMDRVDIITGTLGKALGGASGGYVAARAEIVALLRQRSRPYLFSNTLAPVIAAASLKVLDLLESADDLRIRLAENTALFRRRMTEEGFDLLPGDHPIAPVMIGDAAKAGRLAELLLERGVYVIGFSYPVVPQDKARIRVQLSAAHSTADVNRAVDAFVAARAELPA; this is translated from the coding sequence ATGTTCGACTCCGTGCGCGACGACCTTCGCACCACCCTCGACGAGATCCGCGCCGCCGGGCTGCACAAGCCCGAGCGCGTCATCGGCACCCCGCAGTCCGCGACGGTCGCCGTCACCGCCGGTGGCCGCCCCGGCGAGGTCCTCAACTTCTGCGCCAACAACTACCTCGGCCTCGCCGACCACCCCGAGGTGATCGCCGCCGCCCACGAGGCCCTCGACCGCTGGGGCTACGGCATGGCCTCCGTCCGCTTCATCTGCGGGACGCAGGAGGTGCACAAGGAACTGGAGGCGCGGCTGTCGGCGTTCCTCGGCCAGGAGGACACCATCCTCTACTCCTCCTGCTTCGACGCCAACGGCGGTGTCTTCGAGACCCTGCTCGGCCCCGAGGACGCGGTGATCTCCGACGCCCTCAACCACGCCTCGATCATCGACGGCATCCGGCTGTCCAAGGCCCGCCGCTTCCGCTACGCCAACCGTGATCTCGCCGACCTGGAAAGGCAGTTGAAGGAGGCGGCGGAGGGCGGCGCCCGGCGCAAACTGATCGTCACCGACGGCGTCTTCTCCATGGACGGCTATGTGGCCCCGCTCCGCGAGATCTGCGACCTCGCCGACCGCCACGACGCCATGGTCATGGTCGACGACTCCCACGCCGTCGGCTTCACCGGCCCCGGCGGCCGTGGCACCCCCGAACTGCACGGCGTGATGGACCGCGTCGACATCATCACCGGCACCCTCGGCAAGGCCCTCGGCGGTGCCTCCGGCGGTTACGTCGCGGCCCGCGCCGAGATCGTCGCCCTGCTGCGCCAGCGCTCCCGCCCGTACCTCTTCTCGAACACGCTCGCCCCGGTGATCGCGGCGGCCTCCCTGAAGGTGCTCGACCTGCTGGAGTCGGCCGACGACCTGCGGATCCGGCTCGCCGAGAACACCGCGCTGTTCCGCCGCCGGATGACCGAGGAGGGCTTCGACCTGCTCCCCGGCGACCACCCCATCGCCCCCGTCATGATCGGCGACGCGGCGAAGGCGGGCCGTCTCGCCGAACTGCTCCTGGAGCGCGGTGTGTATGTGATCGGCTTCTCCTACCCCGTCGTCCCGCAGGACAAGGCCCGCATCCGCGTCCAGCTCTCCGCCGCCCACTCGACGGCGGACGTGAACCGGGCGGTGGACGCGTTCGTGGCGGCGCGGGCCGAGCTGCCGGCCTGA
- a CDS encoding DUF742 domain-containing protein, with product MPTAGDGPLYDDAAGRLVRPYTVINGRTRPTTALDLLSQVMATGATPLGYLGPEHAQALDLCRAPVSVAEVAAHLKLPAAVTKVLLSDLVDCGALTTKPPVFHHNPTDRSLLEAVLDGLRRQL from the coding sequence GTGCCCACGGCCGGCGACGGACCCCTGTACGACGACGCCGCCGGGCGTCTGGTGCGCCCCTACACCGTCATCAACGGCCGGACCCGGCCGACGACCGCGCTCGATCTCCTCTCACAGGTGATGGCCACCGGGGCGACCCCCCTCGGCTATCTGGGCCCCGAGCACGCACAGGCACTCGACCTGTGCCGGGCACCCGTCTCGGTCGCCGAGGTCGCCGCTCACCTCAAGCTGCCGGCGGCGGTCACCAAGGTGCTGCTGTCCGACCTCGTCGACTGCGGGGCCCTCACCACCAAGCCCCCGGTTTTCCACCACAACCCGACAGACCGGTCTCTTCTGGAGGCAGTGCTCGATGGACTACGACGACAGCTCTGA
- a CDS encoding LysR family transcriptional regulator: MIEARRLHILRAVADHRTVTAAAAALYLTPSAVSQQLTALEQETGHRLVERGAKGVRLTPAGEILLGHTNAVLAQLEQAAAELAAYDSGEAGTVTVASFATGIAQVVAPALALLAGSAPGIRIRVQDAEGDASLPMVLDRQVDIAVAVEYRGAPAADDPRLTHVSLYAEPFDAVVPVSHRLADAAEVPLAELAKDPWIGPYPGNPCHDVVVLACEHAGFQPRLEHSSDDFRAVVALASADAGVALVPRSALRGTDLTGVVVRPVDGVAPTRRVFAAVRRGAEGHPLIRQVLEALGEAAE, encoded by the coding sequence GTGATCGAAGCACGGCGGCTCCACATCCTGCGTGCGGTGGCCGACCACCGCACGGTGACGGCGGCTGCCGCCGCGCTCTACCTCACCCCGTCCGCCGTGTCCCAGCAGCTGACCGCCCTGGAGCAGGAGACCGGCCACCGCCTGGTCGAACGCGGCGCCAAGGGCGTTCGGCTCACCCCGGCCGGAGAGATCCTGCTCGGTCACACCAACGCGGTCCTCGCCCAGCTGGAGCAGGCGGCGGCGGAACTGGCCGCGTACGACTCGGGCGAGGCGGGCACCGTCACCGTCGCCTCCTTCGCCACCGGCATCGCCCAGGTCGTCGCGCCCGCGCTCGCCCTGCTCGCCGGGTCCGCGCCCGGCATCCGGATCCGCGTCCAGGACGCCGAGGGCGACGCCAGCCTCCCGATGGTCCTGGACCGGCAGGTCGACATCGCCGTGGCCGTCGAGTACCGGGGCGCCCCGGCCGCGGACGACCCCCGTCTCACCCATGTCTCCCTCTACGCCGAGCCCTTCGACGCGGTCGTACCGGTGAGTCACCGTCTCGCCGACGCTGCCGAGGTGCCGCTCGCGGAACTCGCCAAGGACCCCTGGATCGGGCCCTACCCCGGCAACCCCTGCCATGACGTGGTCGTCCTGGCCTGCGAGCACGCCGGCTTCCAACCGCGCCTCGAACACTCCTCCGACGACTTCCGTGCCGTCGTCGCCCTCGCCTCCGCCGACGCGGGAGTCGCCCTGGTCCCCCGCTCGGCGCTGCGCGGCACGGACCTCACGGGCGTGGTCGTACGCCCCGTGGACGGGGTGGCTCCCACGCGCCGTGTCTTCGCCGCCGTACGTCGTGGCGCGGAGGGCCACCCGCTGATCCGGCAGGTGCTGGAGGCGCTGGGGGAGGCGGCGGAGTGA
- a CDS encoding thiamine pyrophosphate-dependent enzyme, which produces MTTTAERTYGCTDLPGLMGLMTGAEKHGPAATSTLDVLWVLYDRVLRVGPERTDDPERDRFLLSKGHGPMAYYAVLAAKGFLPVGWLPGFGSYDSPLGHHPDRVLVPGAEIGSGSLGHGLPIAVGTALGLRAQGRTDPAVWVLTGDAELDEGSNHEAIAYAGPAGLDRLHTVVIDNSSASHARPGGIAARFEVAGWSAETVDGRDHEALYTAFTTPHPGRPRVVVARVEPKNA; this is translated from the coding sequence ATGACGACGACAGCGGAACGTACATACGGGTGCACGGATCTACCCGGCCTGATGGGGCTGATGACGGGAGCCGAGAAGCACGGACCTGCGGCCACGTCCACGCTGGACGTGCTGTGGGTGCTCTACGACCGGGTGCTGCGGGTGGGTCCGGAACGGACGGACGATCCGGAGCGGGACCGGTTCCTGTTGTCGAAGGGGCACGGGCCGATGGCGTACTACGCGGTGCTCGCGGCGAAGGGGTTCCTGCCCGTCGGCTGGCTGCCCGGGTTCGGGTCGTACGACTCGCCGCTCGGTCACCATCCGGACCGGGTGCTGGTGCCGGGCGCGGAGATCGGCAGCGGGTCGCTCGGGCACGGGCTGCCGATCGCGGTCGGGACGGCGCTCGGGCTGCGGGCCCAGGGGCGGACCGACCCGGCGGTGTGGGTGCTGACGGGGGACGCGGAGCTGGACGAGGGCAGCAATCACGAGGCGATCGCGTACGCCGGTCCCGCCGGGCTGGACCGGCTGCACACCGTGGTGATCGACAACTCCTCCGCGAGCCATGCCCGGCCGGGTGGGATCGCCGCGCGGTTCGAGGTGGCGGGCTGGTCCGCCGAGACCGTGGACGGCCGCGATCACGAGGCGCTGTACACCGCCTTCACCACGCCGCACCCGGGCCGGCCCCGGGTCGTGGTGGCCCGGGTCGAGCCGAAGAACGCCTGA
- a CDS encoding helix-turn-helix domain-containing protein, with protein sequence MGSVEEAAVLDPVDLRLAARLAELRAEHGWSLGELADRSGVSRSTLSRAERAETSPTAALLNRLCHVYGRTMSQLLSEVESEPVPVVRAGEQTVWQDGAAGFVRRSVSPPAAGLRGELVEGLLAAGADLVYDGPPVPGLEQHIWVLDGTLHVTDREAEHRLAVGDCLRIRVWGATRFRCPGPEDARYALVVVKP encoded by the coding sequence ATGGGAAGCGTCGAAGAAGCGGCAGTGCTGGACCCCGTCGATCTCCGCCTGGCCGCCCGTCTAGCCGAGCTGCGGGCCGAACACGGCTGGTCCCTGGGCGAGTTGGCGGACCGCAGCGGGGTCAGCCGCTCCACCCTCTCCCGGGCCGAGCGCGCGGAGACCAGCCCCACGGCCGCCCTCCTGAACCGCCTCTGCCATGTCTACGGCCGCACGATGTCCCAGCTGCTCAGCGAGGTCGAGTCCGAGCCGGTCCCCGTAGTGCGCGCGGGGGAGCAGACGGTGTGGCAGGACGGCGCCGCCGGATTCGTACGACGGTCCGTGTCACCCCCGGCGGCGGGGCTGCGCGGCGAACTCGTCGAGGGACTGCTCGCGGCGGGCGCGGACCTCGTCTACGACGGACCGCCCGTGCCCGGCCTCGAACAGCACATCTGGGTCCTGGACGGCACCCTGCACGTGACCGACCGGGAGGCGGAGCACCGGTTGGCCGTCGGGGACTGTCTGCGGATTCGGGTGTGGGGAGCGACCCGGTTCAGGTGCCCTGGGCCCGAGGACGCGCGGTACGCGCTGGTGGTGGTGAAGCCGTGA
- a CDS encoding GAF domain-containing protein, with translation MTYDPPRPVGRLLLTPEDRDAPERVERLRLLGLGEYAEPSFDAFADRLAEVAAVPYAMVNFIDERRQFFAGLHVSAEPTTDTTVLGVDRHLARDHGFCPYVVVRRKGLVLEDVREYPKFAGNPVVDDHGVRSYLGAPLLDSTGIALGTVCVMDVRPRPWGRAGLETIKSMAAELTARIEGREAFP, from the coding sequence GTGACGTACGACCCACCGCGTCCGGTCGGCCGGCTGCTGCTCACCCCCGAGGACCGCGACGCTCCCGAACGTGTGGAGCGGCTGCGGCTGCTGGGGCTCGGTGAGTACGCCGAACCGTCCTTCGACGCCTTCGCGGACCGCCTCGCCGAGGTCGCCGCGGTGCCGTACGCGATGGTCAACTTCATCGACGAGAGGCGGCAGTTCTTCGCCGGACTGCATGTGTCGGCGGAGCCCACGACGGACACCACCGTGCTCGGGGTGGACCGGCACCTCGCCCGTGACCACGGCTTCTGCCCCTATGTGGTGGTCCGCCGCAAAGGGCTTGTCCTCGAAGACGTGCGCGAATACCCGAAGTTCGCCGGGAACCCCGTCGTCGACGACCATGGCGTTCGCTCCTACCTCGGCGCCCCTCTCCTCGACAGCACCGGCATCGCCCTCGGCACGGTCTGCGTCATGGACGTCCGGCCCCGCCCCTGGGGCCGGGCCGGACTGGAGACGATCAAGTCGATGGCCGCGGAGCTGACCGCCCGGATCGAGGGCCGGGAGGCGTTCCCGTGA
- a CDS encoding ATP-binding protein — protein MSHLRAPAARADRREGGRHGRPAPRAVPSLPEIHIRQQLVRLAVLPPTAVALSACAAVLFTFRAGGARPSLTLWAVLAGAAAVALAGIAIAAVAAGRTARAVRERLGALRQVSTRSEDDLRDLVDALRRGDQPPARARTKPAAGADDFELLTADLTRAHDSAVTAVVQASQLSSHAGSEQKLEVFVNLARRLQSLVQREISILDDLENEIEDPDLLKGLFHVDHLATRIRRHAENLAVLGGAVSRRQWSNPVSMTEVLRSAIAEVEQYSRVKLVPPVDGTLRGHAVADVIHLLAELVENATVFSAPHTQVLLRANLVTSGLAVEVEDRGLGMPVTEQNKMNALLADPDQVNVASLLQDGRIGLFVVSQLARRHGIQVRLQTNIYGGVQAAFVVPQGLLGAEPGDQPQNQPRTEESTGVRRPDGPRHAHPVTPQRVPAPGHADRPASDRPGRPDRSGRSATGRPAPAQPGRPASTPSARPESGHRSVPGPARASVPRQQGPGRSSDRGGDRGADRQGPGRGGSGPTPLPVRGAREERPNPAEAMPGIRPDDRRTVSDNAGAPPTPRVGGAVRGTMGKPQLPRRRAQQHIVPQLRGGPPPTPRQDPDHYIGHDPGLMAAFQRGIGLAEARQMESSDWDTSSLETSSLDTSPLETSSLGTIAVDLTPPAPDAASRIDTGQLNTGQLNTGQLKPGPLNPGPPTPGPPTPGPPTPGHPAPASHGGTGHVEALRMELAHMDAPHKDAVQPLGPLGGHPRGIAPMAVPPSALDAAHDLTPRQDGSTPAG, from the coding sequence ATGTCTCACCTTCGCGCACCGGCCGCCCGCGCAGACCGCCGTGAAGGCGGGCGGCACGGGCGACCGGCCCCCCGTGCCGTCCCCTCACTGCCCGAGATCCACATACGGCAACAGCTGGTGCGCCTCGCGGTCCTGCCCCCCACCGCCGTCGCCCTCAGCGCCTGCGCCGCCGTCCTCTTCACCTTCCGCGCCGGCGGCGCCCGCCCCAGCCTCACCCTGTGGGCGGTCCTCGCCGGAGCCGCCGCCGTGGCCCTCGCCGGTATCGCGATCGCCGCCGTGGCCGCCGGCCGCACCGCCAGGGCCGTCCGTGAACGGCTGGGCGCCCTGCGGCAGGTCAGCACCAGGAGCGAGGACGACCTGCGCGACCTCGTCGACGCGCTCCGGCGCGGCGACCAGCCGCCCGCGCGCGCCCGCACCAAACCCGCCGCCGGCGCCGACGACTTCGAACTGCTCACCGCCGATCTGACCCGCGCCCACGACAGCGCCGTCACCGCCGTCGTCCAGGCCTCCCAGCTCTCCAGCCACGCCGGCAGCGAACAGAAGCTCGAAGTCTTCGTGAACCTGGCGCGCCGGCTCCAGTCCCTGGTCCAGCGCGAGATCTCCATCCTCGACGACCTGGAGAACGAGATCGAGGACCCCGATCTCCTCAAGGGCCTCTTCCACGTCGACCATCTCGCCACCCGCATCCGCCGCCACGCCGAGAACCTCGCCGTCCTCGGCGGCGCCGTCTCCCGCCGCCAGTGGAGCAACCCCGTCTCCATGACCGAGGTGCTGCGCTCCGCGATCGCCGAGGTCGAGCAGTACTCCCGGGTCAAGCTGGTGCCCCCGGTCGACGGCACCCTGCGCGGGCACGCCGTCGCCGACGTCATCCACCTCCTCGCCGAACTCGTCGAGAACGCCACGGTGTTCTCCGCCCCGCACACCCAGGTCCTGCTGCGCGCCAACCTCGTCACCTCCGGGCTGGCCGTCGAGGTCGAGGACCGCGGTCTCGGCATGCCCGTCACCGAGCAGAACAAGATGAACGCCCTGCTCGCCGACCCCGACCAGGTCAACGTCGCGAGCCTGCTCCAGGACGGCCGGATCGGCCTCTTCGTGGTCTCCCAGCTGGCCCGCCGCCACGGCATCCAGGTCCGTCTGCAGACCAACATCTACGGCGGGGTGCAGGCCGCGTTCGTCGTCCCGCAGGGCCTGCTCGGCGCCGAGCCCGGCGACCAGCCGCAGAACCAGCCCCGCACCGAGGAGAGCACCGGCGTACGCCGCCCGGACGGGCCCCGCCACGCACACCCCGTCACTCCCCAGCGGGTCCCGGCGCCCGGCCACGCCGACCGTCCCGCGAGCGACCGTCCCGGCCGTCCCGACCGTTCCGGCCGGTCCGCCACCGGCAGGCCCGCGCCCGCGCAGCCCGGCCGCCCGGCGTCCACGCCGTCCGCGCGACCCGAGTCCGGCCACCGTTCCGTCCCGGGCCCGGCCCGTGCCTCCGTGCCCCGGCAGCAGGGTCCCGGGCGGAGCAGCGACCGGGGCGGCGACCGGGGTGCCGACCGCCAGGGACCGGGCAGAGGCGGCTCCGGGCCGACCCCGCTGCCGGTGCGCGGCGCCCGTGAGGAGCGGCCCAACCCGGCCGAGGCGATGCCCGGCATCCGCCCCGACGACCGGCGGACCGTCTCCGACAACGCCGGGGCACCCCCGACCCCCCGGGTCGGCGGCGCCGTCCGCGGCACCATGGGCAAGCCCCAACTGCCGCGCCGCCGCGCCCAGCAGCACATCGTGCCCCAGCTGCGCGGCGGCCCCCCGCCCACGCCCCGCCAGGACCCCGACCACTACATCGGCCACGACCCCGGGCTGATGGCCGCCTTCCAGCGCGGCATCGGACTCGCCGAGGCCCGCCAGATGGAGAGCTCCGACTGGGACACGTCGTCACTGGAGACGTCGTCACTGGACACGTCGCCACTGGAGACGTCGTCGCTCGGCACGATCGCCGTGGACCTGACACCCCCGGCCCCCGACGCCGCGTCCCGCATCGACACGGGACAGCTGAACACGGGACAGCTGAACACGGGACAGCTGAAGCCGGGACCGCTGAACCCGGGACCACCGACCCCGGGACCACCGACCCCGGGACCACCGACCCCGGGCCACCCGGCCCCCGCGTCCCACGGCGGTACGGGCCACGTGGAGGCGCTCCGCATGGAACTGGCCCACATGGACGCCCCCCACAAGGACGCCGTCCAGCCCCTCGGTCCCCTGGGCGGACACCCCAGGGGCATCGCCCCCATGGCCGTACCGCCGTCGGCCCTCGACGCGGCGCACGACCTCACGCCCCGGCAGGACGGGAGCACACCGGCCGGATGA
- the tdh gene encoding L-threonine 3-dehydrogenase has translation MKALVKEKAEPGLWLVDVPEPEIGPGDVLIKVLRTGICGTDLHIRSWDGWARQTIRTPLVAGHEFVGEVVETGRAVTDIQAGDLVSGEGHLVCGKCRNCLAGRRHLCRATVGLGVGRDGAFAEYVALPATNVWVHRVPVDLDVAAIFDPFGNAVHTALSFPLVGEDVLITGAGPIGLMAAAVARHAGARHVVITDVSADRLELARKIGVSLALDVRESTVADGQRTLGLREGFDIGLEMSGSPVAMRDMIANMTHGGRIAMLGLPAEEFAVDWSRIVTSMITIKGVYGREMFETWYAMTVLLEGGLDLAPVITGRHGYRDHEAAFADAVSGTGGKVILDWTA, from the coding sequence TTGAAGGCGCTGGTCAAGGAGAAGGCGGAGCCCGGACTGTGGCTCGTCGACGTCCCGGAGCCCGAGATCGGCCCCGGCGACGTACTGATCAAGGTTCTGCGGACCGGGATCTGCGGCACCGATCTGCACATACGGTCCTGGGACGGCTGGGCCCGGCAGACCATACGCACCCCGCTCGTGGCCGGTCACGAGTTCGTCGGCGAGGTCGTGGAGACCGGACGGGCCGTCACCGACATCCAGGCGGGCGACCTGGTCAGCGGCGAGGGACACCTGGTCTGCGGCAAGTGCCGCAACTGCCTCGCCGGCCGCCGCCATCTGTGCCGCGCCACCGTCGGGCTCGGCGTCGGACGCGACGGCGCCTTCGCGGAGTACGTCGCCCTGCCCGCGACCAACGTCTGGGTGCACCGGGTCCCCGTCGACCTCGACGTGGCCGCGATCTTCGACCCGTTCGGCAACGCCGTGCACACCGCGCTGTCGTTCCCGCTGGTCGGGGAGGACGTCCTGATCACCGGCGCCGGGCCGATCGGGCTGATGGCCGCCGCCGTCGCCCGGCACGCCGGCGCCCGCCACGTCGTGATCACGGACGTCAGCGCGGACCGGCTGGAACTGGCCCGGAAGATCGGCGTCAGCCTCGCGCTCGACGTGCGGGAGTCGACCGTCGCCGACGGACAGCGGACCCTCGGCCTGCGCGAGGGCTTCGACATCGGTCTGGAGATGTCCGGCAGCCCCGTCGCGATGCGCGACATGATCGCCAATATGACCCACGGAGGCCGGATCGCCATGCTCGGGCTGCCGGCCGAGGAGTTCGCCGTCGACTGGTCCCGGATCGTCACCTCCATGATCACCATCAAGGGTGTCTACGGTCGGGAGATGTTCGAGACCTGGTACGCGATGACGGTCCTGCTGGAGGGTGGTCTCGACCTGGCCCCCGTCATCACCGGCCGGCACGGCTACCGCGACCACGAGGCGGCGTTCGCGGACGCGGTCAGCGGCACCGGCGGCAAGGTCATTCTCGACTGGACCGCGTAA
- a CDS encoding MmcQ/YjbR family DNA-binding protein — translation MPDAEDVRRVALSLPDTTEKVAWSMPTFRVAGKMFVTLPEDETSMAVRCPKVERDELVLAEPEKFWIADHEAGFAWVRVRLSALEDEPELADILADSWRQAAPTQLLDNHPELGLPTAD, via the coding sequence ATGCCCGATGCAGAAGACGTACGACGTGTGGCCCTCTCCCTGCCCGACACCACGGAGAAGGTCGCCTGGAGCATGCCCACCTTCCGCGTGGCGGGGAAGATGTTCGTGACCCTGCCGGAGGACGAGACGTCCATGGCCGTGCGCTGCCCCAAGGTGGAGCGGGACGAGCTGGTGCTCGCCGAGCCCGAGAAGTTCTGGATCGCCGACCACGAGGCGGGCTTCGCCTGGGTGCGCGTGCGGCTCTCCGCCCTGGAGGACGAGCCCGAGCTGGCGGACATCCTCGCCGACTCCTGGCGCCAGGCGGCTCCCACCCAACTCCTCGACAACCACCCGGAGCTGGGACTCCCCACCGCCGACTGA
- a CDS encoding GTP-binding protein codes for MDYDDSSDPFPTALKILVAGGFGVGKTTFVGAVSEIAPLSTEELLTTVSAATDNLDGIENKVETTVAMDFGRITLDPRHVLYLFGTPGQQRFWFMWDELSEGALGAVILADTRRLEDCFAAVDFFEQRGLAFIVAINEFDGSFRYDADEVRAALDLDPEIPVVCCDARISSSGVQTLLTLVRHLLAHTPAQLPSHGAHT; via the coding sequence ATGGACTACGACGACAGCTCTGACCCCTTTCCCACCGCACTGAAGATCTTGGTGGCGGGAGGGTTCGGGGTCGGCAAGACGACCTTCGTCGGCGCGGTGAGCGAGATCGCGCCGCTGAGCACGGAGGAACTGCTCACCACCGTGAGCGCCGCCACAGACAATCTCGACGGCATCGAGAACAAGGTCGAGACGACCGTCGCGATGGACTTCGGCCGCATCACCCTCGACCCGCGCCATGTGCTCTATCTGTTCGGCACCCCCGGACAGCAGCGGTTCTGGTTCATGTGGGACGAACTCTCCGAGGGCGCCCTCGGCGCGGTCATCCTCGCCGACACCCGCCGCCTGGAGGACTGCTTCGCCGCGGTCGACTTCTTCGAGCAGCGCGGCCTCGCCTTCATCGTCGCCATCAACGAGTTCGACGGCTCCTTCCGTTACGACGCCGACGAGGTCCGCGCGGCCCTCGATCTCGACCCGGAGATCCCCGTCGTCTGCTGCGACGCCCGGATCTCCAGCTCGGGCGTCCAGACCCTGCTCACCCTCGTACGGCACCTCCTCGCCCACACCCCGGCCCAGCTGCCGAGCCACGGAGCCCACACGTGA
- a CDS encoding roadblock/LC7 domain-containing protein produces MASDAPTGQVSDLDWLMSGLVQRVPHTTSAVLLSCDGLVKSVHGLDPDSADHMAALASGLYSLGRSAGVRFGDGGDVRQVVVELDSTLLFVSTAGSGTCLAVLAGREADAAVLGYEMAMLVKSVRPYLVTQPRQAVEPSAMRP; encoded by the coding sequence ATGGCGAGCGATGCGCCGACCGGCCAGGTTTCCGATCTCGACTGGCTGATGAGCGGCCTCGTCCAGCGCGTACCGCACACCACGAGCGCGGTGCTGCTCTCCTGCGACGGGCTGGTGAAGTCGGTCCACGGCCTCGATCCGGACAGTGCCGACCACATGGCGGCCCTGGCCTCCGGCCTGTACTCCCTCGGCCGCAGCGCGGGCGTCCGCTTCGGCGACGGCGGCGACGTCCGCCAGGTCGTCGTCGAACTCGACTCGACCCTGCTGTTCGTCTCCACCGCCGGCTCCGGCACCTGCCTCGCCGTGCTCGCCGGACGTGAGGCCGACGCCGCCGTCCTCGGCTACGAGATGGCGATGCTGGTCAAGAGCGTCCGCCCCTACCTGGTCACCCAGCCCCGGCAGGCCGTCGAACCCTCCGCGATGAGGCCTTGA
- a CDS encoding transketolase family protein, giving the protein MDTMRDRLAPVVSRLLDEDPRVAVVLAEIGRDCFTEASRRHPDRVLNVGIREQLLIGAGAGLALAGMRPVVHTFASFLVERPFEQVKLDLGHQDVGAVLVSAAASHDWPAGGFTHMAPGDVALLDTLDGWTVHVPGHPDEAETLLRHAVGAGEAKDDKVYVRLSAQSNGRSLPVDGQRFLTVREGRRGVVVAVGPVLDSVLAATEGLDATVLYATTVRPFDSTALRRATGAAGTDVVLVEPYLAGTSTATVNDALADVPHRVLGLGVGRRELRRYGQLEEHVTAHGLDAATLRERITGFLR; this is encoded by the coding sequence ATGGACACCATGCGGGACCGTCTCGCCCCGGTCGTCTCCCGGCTGCTCGACGAGGATCCCCGGGTCGCGGTGGTCCTCGCCGAGATCGGCAGGGACTGCTTCACGGAGGCCTCGCGCAGGCATCCGGACCGGGTGCTCAACGTCGGCATCCGGGAACAGCTGCTGATCGGCGCGGGCGCGGGCCTGGCGCTGGCCGGGATGCGGCCCGTGGTGCACACCTTCGCGAGCTTCCTGGTGGAGCGCCCCTTCGAGCAGGTGAAGCTGGATCTCGGTCACCAGGACGTGGGCGCGGTCCTGGTCAGCGCCGCCGCCTCCCACGACTGGCCGGCGGGCGGCTTCACCCACATGGCACCCGGCGACGTGGCCCTGCTCGACACGCTCGACGGCTGGACCGTCCATGTGCCGGGGCACCCCGACGAGGCCGAGACCCTGCTCCGGCACGCGGTCGGCGCGGGCGAGGCCAAGGACGACAAGGTGTACGTACGGCTGTCCGCGCAGTCCAACGGGCGGTCGCTCCCGGTGGACGGGCAGCGGTTCCTCACCGTGCGCGAGGGGCGGCGCGGGGTCGTCGTCGCCGTCGGACCCGTGCTCGACTCCGTCCTCGCGGCCACGGAGGGGCTCGATGCGACCGTGCTGTACGCGACCACCGTCCGCCCCTTCGACTCGACCGCGCTGCGCCGGGCCACCGGGGCGGCGGGCACGGACGTCGTCCTCGTCGAGCCGTACCTGGCGGGCACCTCGACGGCCACCGTGAACGACGCTCTCGCCGACGTCCCGCACCGGGTGCTCGGACTGGGGGTGGGCCGGCGGGAGCTGCGGCGGTACGGGCAACTGGAGGAGCACGTGACCGCGCACGGACTGGACGCGGCCACACTGCGGGAGCGGATCACGGGCTTCCTGCGCTAG
- a CDS encoding GNAT family N-acetyltransferase gives MVDTVDGGASIGFLAPLDRTAAVGWWRERAAAVAAGGLVVWVASDGGRVVGTVGLVLPDKPNSRHRAELVKLMVHRDARGQGLGRALLATAERAAADAGISLLHLDTETDSPAERLYAGTGWTRIGTIPDYAANPHGTLRPTSIYYKRPGTREPAR, from the coding sequence ATGGTCGACACCGTGGACGGCGGTGCCTCGATCGGCTTTCTCGCGCCGCTCGACCGGACGGCCGCCGTCGGCTGGTGGCGGGAACGGGCCGCCGCGGTGGCCGCCGGCGGCCTCGTCGTGTGGGTGGCGTCCGACGGTGGCCGGGTGGTCGGCACGGTCGGTCTCGTGCTCCCGGACAAGCCCAACAGCCGTCACCGGGCCGAACTCGTCAAGCTCATGGTCCACCGGGACGCCCGTGGCCAGGGACTCGGCCGCGCGCTCCTCGCGACCGCCGAACGGGCCGCCGCCGACGCGGGCATCTCCCTGCTGCACCTGGACACCGAGACCGACAGCCCGGCCGAGCGGCTCTACGCCGGGACCGGCTGGACCAGGATCGGGACGATCCCCGACTACGCGGCGAACCCCCACGGCACCCTGCGGCCCACGTCGATCTACTACAAGAGACCGGGGACGCGGGAGCCCGCCCGATGA